A single window of Nicotiana sylvestris chromosome 3, ASM39365v2, whole genome shotgun sequence DNA harbors:
- the LOC138887559 gene encoding uncharacterized protein has protein sequence MGTSSGVWTLYTDGGSNVKGSGLGIILKPPMGGMIRQSIKTLKFINSEAEYEAMIAGLGLAKSLGAKVVEAKCDSLLVVNQVNRSFEVREDMMQRYLDKIQVILHRFKERTLVHIPRDQNSEADALTNLGSSVEKDDILPGAIMQLSKSVIEEGHSEINSTSLT, from the coding sequence ATGGgcacatcatcgggggtatggaccctgtaCACTGATGGTGgctcgaatgtgaaagggtccgggcttGGCATTATTCTAAAACCGCCTATGGGCGGCATGattaggcaatctataaaaactttGAAATTCATTAACagcgaggccgagtatgaggctatgattgctgGTCTCGGGCTGGCCAAGAGCTTAGGAGCAAAAGTCGTCGAAGCAAAATGTGATTCCCTTCTGGTAGTAAACCAAGTAAATAggagcttcgaggttcgagaggacatgatgcaaagatacttagacaaaattcAGGTCATATTGCATCGCTTCAAAGAACGGACTCTGGTCCACATTCCTCGAGATCAGAATAGTGAGGCTGATGCACTCACAAACCTAGGATCATCCGTCGAGAAAGATGACATACTCCCGGGGGCTATCATGCAGTTATCCAAGTCGGTGATTGAAGAAGGCCACAGCGAGATCAACTCGACAAGTCTAACATGA
- the LOC138887560 gene encoding uncharacterized protein: MKTSRELWNALEKKHKTEDVGLKKFVAAKFLDFKMVDGKSVITQVQELQVIIHDLLAEGIKRFNIFIQDIAYCTNYKFMIEGMVINKAFQVAAFIEKLPPLWKDFKNYLKHKRKEMTLEDLIIHLWIEEDNKAAEKKSRENSTIMGANIVEEASTSKKRKKPSGPKNYPSKKKFKGNCHNCGKVGYKATECHAPKKDKKKSQANMIEKNDEIDGLCSILLECNLVENPREWWIDSGATRHVCANKKLFNSYSPTRPNEAVFMENYVTAKIEGTGKIASPHKFEVKCNPFHMKNEKEGNST; the protein is encoded by the coding sequence ATGAAAACATCAAGAGAATTATGGAATGCTCTTGAAAAGAAGCACAAGACTGAAGATGTTGGACTAAAGAAGTTTGTGGCCGCCAAATTTCTGGATTTCAAAATGGTTGACGGTAAATCTGTCATAACGCAAGTTCAAGAATTGCAAGTTATTATTcatgacctccttgctgaaggtataaaaCGATTCAATATTTTTATTCAAGATATTGCTTATTGTACTAATTATAAATTTATGattgaaggtatggtcataaataAAGCGTTTCAAGTTGCGGCATTTATTGAAAAGTTGCCTCCGCTGTGGAAGGACTTTAAGAATTACTTGAAACATAAGCGCAAGGAGATGACGCTTGAAGACCTTATTATTCATCTATGGATTGAAGAGGACAACAAGGCTGCTGAGAAGAAGTCTCGTgaaaattcaacaataatgggtgCAAATATTGTTGAGGAAGCTTCAACgagtaaaaagagaaagaagccgtctggaccaaagaattacccaagcaagAAGAAGTTCAAAggtaattgccacaactgtggaaAGGTTGGATACAAGGCTACTGAATGTCATGCACCAAAGAAGGACAAGAAGAAAAGTCAAGCAAACATGATTGAGAAGAATGATGAAATAGATGGTTTATGTTCCATTCTTTTAGAATGCAACCTAGTCGAAAATCCTAGAGAATGGTGGATTGATTCGGGAGCAACTCGACATGTTTGTGCTAACAAGAAATTATTTAATTCTTATTCTCCCACTAGACCCAACGAGGCAGTGTTTATGGAAAATTACGTTACTGCAAAAATAGAAGGAACGGGCAAgatagcttccccccacaagtttgAGGTAAAAtgcaatccattccatatgaaaaatgaaaaggaaggaAACTCAACTTAA